From the genome of Gorilla gorilla gorilla isolate KB3781 chromosome 4, NHGRI_mGorGor1-v2.1_pri, whole genome shotgun sequence, one region includes:
- the LOC129533766 gene encoding keratin-associated protein 4-11, with amino-acid sequence MVNSCCGSVCSDQGCGQDLCQETCCCPSCCQTTCCRTTCCRPSCCVSSCCRPQCCQSVCCQPTCCRPRCCISSCCRPSCCVSSCCRPQCCQSVCCQPTCCCPSCCISSCCRPSCCVSSCCRPQCCQSVCCQPTCCRPSCSISSCCRPSCCESSCCRPCCCLRPVCGRVSCHTTCYRPTCIISTCPRPMCCASPCC; translated from the coding sequence ATGGTAAACTCCTGTTGTGGCTCTGTGTGCTCTGACCAAGGCTGTGGCCAAGACCTCTGCCAGGAGACCTGCTGCTGCCCCAGCTGCTGTCAGACCACCTGCTGCAGGACCACCTGCTGCCGCCCCAGCTGCTGTGTATCCAGCTGCTGCAGACCCCAGTGCTGCCAGTCTGTGTGCTGCCAGCCCACCTGCTGCCGCCCCAGATGCTGCATCTCCAGCTGCTGTCGCCCCAGCTGCTGTGTGTCCAGCTGCTGCAGACCCCAGTGCTGCCAGTCTGTGTGCTGCCAGCCCACCTGCTGCTGCCCTAGCTGCTGCATCTCCAGCTGCTGTCGCCCCAGCTGCTGTGTGTCCAGCTGCTGCAGGCCTCAGTGCTGCCAGTCTGTTTGCTGCCAGCCCACCTGCTGCCGCCCCAGCTGCAGCATCTCCAGCTGCTGCCGCCCCTCTTGCTGTGAATCCAGCTGCTGCCGCCCCTGCTGCTGCCTGCGTCCAGTCTGTGGCCGAGTCTCCTGCCACACCACTTGCTATCGCCCAACCTGTATCATCTCCACCTGCCCCCGCCCCATGTGCTGCGCCTCCCCTTGCTGCTGA
- the LOC129533767 gene encoding keratin-associated protein 4-9-like yields the protein MGLQQGIKEAMDPEDFQTQELHSLGSPPRSSPSDTMVSSCCGSVCSDQGCGQDLCQETCCRPSCCETTCCRTTCCRPSCCVSSCCRPQCCQSVCCQPTCSRPSCCQTTCCRTTCYRPSCCVSSCCRPQCCQSVCCQPTCCRPSCCETTCCHPRCCISSCCRPSCCVSSCCKPQCCQSVCCQPTCCRPSCCRPCCCLRPVCGRVSCHTTCYRPTCVISTCPRPLCCASSCC from the coding sequence ATGGGCCTTCAGCAGGGTATAAAGGAGGCTATGGACCCAGAAGACTTCCAAACCCAAGAACTTCACTCTCTTGGAAGCCCACCCAGATCCTCCCCGTCTGACACCATGGTCAGCTCCTGTTGTGGCTCCGTGTGCTCTGACCAGGGCTGCGGCCAAGACCTCTGTCAGGAGACCTGCTGCCGCCCCAGCTGCTGTGAGACCACCTGCTGCAGGACTACCTGCTGCCGCCCCAGCTGCTGTGTGTCCAGCTGCTGCAGGCCCCAGTGCTGCCAGTCTGTGTGCTGCCAACCCACTTGCTCCCGCCCCAGCTGCTGTCAGACCACCTGTTGCAGGACCACCTGCTACCGCCCCAGCTGTTGTGTGTCCAGCTGCTGCAGGCCCCAGTGCTGCCAGTCTGTGTGCTGCCAACCCACCTGCTGTCGCCCCAGCTGCTGTGAGACGACCTGCTGCCACCCTAGGTGCTGCATCTCTAGCTGCTGCCGCCCCAGCTGCTGTGTGTCCAGCTGCTGCAAGCCCCAGTGCTGCCAGTCTGTGTGCTGCCAGCCCACCTGCTGCCGCCCCAGCTGCTGCCGCCCCTGCTGCTGCCTGCGTCCAGTCTGTGGCCGAGTCTCCTGCCACACCACTTGCTATCGCCCAACCTGTGTCATCTCCACCTGTCCCCGCCCCTTATGCTGTGCCTCCTCTTGCTGCTGA
- the LOC129533768 gene encoding LOW QUALITY PROTEIN: putative keratin-associated protein 4-16 (The sequence of the model RefSeq protein was modified relative to this genomic sequence to represent the inferred CDS: inserted 1 base in 1 codon), translating into MCSSKMPCSPSASSLCAASPPNCCHPSCCQTTCCRTTSCPHSCSVSSCCRPQCCQSVCCQPTCCHPSCCQTTCCRMTCCRPSFCVSSCCRPQCCHSVCCQPTCCRPSCCISSSCCPSCCESSCCCPCCCLRPVCGRVSCHITCYHPTCVISTCPRPLCCASPPLPFPSPSLPFPSPPLPLPFFLSLALPSPPCPSPPLLSPVLIPSPSPSPSLPXPFPSPPLPSPHFPSVNPKSMLQ; encoded by the exons ATGTGCAGTTCAAAGATGCCATGCAGCCCCAGTGCTTCCAGTCTGTGTGCTGCCAGCCCACCCAACTGCTGTCACCCCAGCTGTTGTCAGACCACCTGCTGCAGAACCACCTCCTGCCCCCACAGCTGCTCTGTGTCCAGCTGCTGCAGACCCCAGTGCTGCCAATCTGTGTGCTGCCAGCCCACCTGCTGTCACCCCAGCTGCTGTCAGACCACCTGCTGCAGGATGACCTGCTGCCGCCCCAGCTTCTGTGTGTCCAGCTGCTGCAGACCCCAGTGCTGCCATTCCGTGTGCTGCCAGCCCACCTGCTGCCGCCCCAGCTGCTGCATCTCCAGCAGCTGCTGCCCCTCTTGCTGTGAATCGagctgctgctgcccctgctgcTGCCTGCGTCCAGTCTGTGGTCGAGTCTCCTGCCACATCACTTGCTATCACCCAACCTGCGTCATCTCCACTTGCCCCCGCCCCTTGTGCtgtgcctcccctcccctccccttcccctccccttcccttcccttcccttccccaccccttcccctccctttcttcctttcccttgccctcccctcccctccctgcccttcccctcccctcctctccccagtattaatcccctccccttccccttccccttctctcc tccccttcccctcccctcccctcccctcccctcatttCCCCAGTGTTAATCCCAAGAGCATGCTTCAATAA
- the KRTAP4-7 gene encoding putative keratin-associated protein 4-X, producing the protein MVSSCCGSVCSDQGCGQDLCQETCCRPSCCETTCCRTTCCRPSCCVSSCCRPQCCQSVCCQPTCCRPSCCETTCCHPRCCISSCCRPSCCVSSCCKPQCCQSVCCQPTCCRPSCCCPCCCLRPVCGRVSCHTTCYRPTCVISTCPRPLCCASSCC; encoded by the coding sequence ATGGTCAGCTCCTGTTGTGGCTCCGTGTGCTCTGACCAGGGCTGCGGCCAAGACCTCTGTCAGGAGACCTGCTGCCGCCCCAGCTGCTGTGAGACCACCTGCTGCAGGACTACCTGCTGCCGCCCCAGCTGCTGTGTGTCCAGCTGCTGCAGGCCGCAGTGCTGCCAGTCTGTGTGCTGCCAACCCACCTGCTGTCGCCCCAGCTGCTGTGAGACGACCTGCTGCCACCCTAGGTGCTGCATCTCCAGCTGCTGCCGCCCCAGCTGCTGTGTGTCCAGCTGCTGCAAGCCCCAGTGCTGCCAGTCTGTGTGCTGCCAACCCACCTGCTGCCGCCCcagctgctgctgcccctgctgcTGCCTGCGTCCAGTCTGTGGCCGAGTCTCCTGCCACACCACTTGCTATCGCCCAACCTGTGTCATCTCCACCTGTCCCCGCCCCTTATGCTGTGCCTCCTCTTGCTGCTGA